The following is a genomic window from Spirosoma foliorum.
GGTAGCCCAAAGCGATTTGTATGTGCATACGGCTCTGAACGACAACTGCCCTTATTCAATTGTAGAAGCGTTTGCTATTGGAACACCAGTGCTGGCCTTGCCCGTTGGTGGTATTCCTGAAATGGTGCCTGCCAATTTTGGAATATTACATGGCGAGAATGTTAGCGAAATGGCAACGGAAGTTACCCGTTATTTTGATCCGTACCAACGACAACAGACAGCTAAGGCTCAACGGGCTAATGCTTCTCTGGCTTTCAATCACGAGGATAACCTGAAAAAGCTACTGGCCTTTTATCAGCAAACAATTGGTAAATCAGTACCTAACTATACTCAATCATCTTACCCTTTATGATAATCTGGTTGTATCGATTCATACTCTTTGTCTTATTATTCGGGATGAGTGCCCTCATTTACGGAGGAAATGCGCTGAACCCGATTTTCGATAAGGCCGTTAGTGGAACTGCGTTAGTAGGCATTGTATCGCTCGTTATTTTTTACCCCCAATTTCCACCCCTTTATAAATGGGTAGCCTGGTTCTTATTTCTGGGGGTTATTGGTCTGGTTCTCGAATCCAAATATGAATACGGCCAATATGTTTATTCTTACTTTGTTATTAAGCGTTTTGCCTATTGTGGCTTGGCATTAATGACTTACGTAATCGCTACAAGAGCTGGCGAATTAAAATTAGAGTATGCGATCTATGTGATTTTTGCTTTCTATGTTATCAATCAGTTATTTCTGGGGCAGATTTTTAGCTACAATCTAACCTCCGATACCCGGACTGTAACGTCAAACGAAGCGTTATATCTGGTTATTCCCTGCCTGTATTACCTAATGATCTACCTGAAAGATCGTCGTATTGTCGATCTATTTAAGGTTCTTCTCACATTTGGTCTCATCGTGTTCTTATTACACCGTTCAGTTATTTCGGCCGCAATTGTCGGGATTGCCGTAGTTATAGGGCTTTCACTGGTTGGGAAATTATCGACAGGAGAGTTGCCGATGGGACGCACATTGGCCACCTTTACAGTTCTGCTACTCTTACTGGCTCCCGTCATGGGCATGCTGCCGGGCAACAAAGTCGATGCCTTTCTGGAAAATATTGGTGGTATTCTCGACCCGAAGGAAGATAATACGGGTAGCTGGCGGCTGGAGCAATCAGAATATTATCTGGGCCTTATTCCGGATAAACCCATGTTAGGCTGGCGCTATGAAGGTTACGATAAGGGCGAGATTATGGAAAATGAAGACTTCCCAACGAAAGGAACCATTATCCACTCGCAGTACATCGATATGCTGTACAACTATGGTGCTGTTGGGCTAAGCATTAACCTCCTGATCATATTTGGTACGCTCCTGACGATATATCATCGGAATCCAACTCTCACTACCGAACAGACTGTTTTATTCGGCTTTATCGTGAGTGGATTGATCTATGCTGTATCCTATCAGTTGCCCGTCTTTTTCTGGGGTTTTGTTGGCGTTGGGATGTATTACGCATTCAAATCTCCAGAGGTTCCTGTTATCACCTATAATCCACCCCAGCATGCCCAACCGGGCTTATCGTCACGTCCGGCTGTTTTACCTAAAAAGCCACTAAGTATATGATTAGCATAATAATTCCCGTTCACAACCGCCTGGAATATACCCGCCAATGCCTGGCCTGTCTGGCGGTTCAGACCTACCGAAATTTTCAGATTATCGTGGTGGATGATGGATCGACCGATGGTACTGATATCATGATCAATCAGGAGTTTCCAGATGTAGTGGTACTCCGTGGCGATGGTAATCTGTGGTGGACCGAAGCTACGAACTGGGGCATTCGTTATGCTCAACAACACCAGAATAAACAGGACGCCAATTTCATCCTGACGCTCAACGATGATACGCGTGTTGAACCCGATTATCTGCAAACGATGATTGATGCCTATCGAGAACACAAGCCGTGTTTGGTGGGGTCGGTTAGTGTGAATAGTGAGAATCCCGAAAAGCTTGAATATGCCGGTTCTGAATTTGAATTGTACACGGCAGGGGGACGGCATCTGGCAGAGGATTACAACTACAGTTATAAAGAGCTGGTTAGCCGAAAAACGTATGTAGAATCGGGCTCGCTACCGGGCCGGGGCACGCTGATCCCATTGGATACTTTTGATCATATTGGCCTGTATGATTCGAAACGATTTATGCATTATATGTCCGATATCGAATTCTCTGTACGGGCTCACAAAGCAGGTTATAAGCTGATTGTCAATGTGCCTAGTCTGGTGTACGAATACACCGAGGCAACGGGTATTCAGGTGGAGCGCAAGATAACATTGAAGGAGTTTATTAAAGGGTTTACGTCCATCAAATCGCCAACCAACCTGAGGGTACGCTACAATTTTGCAATTGCCCATTCAAAAACGAAAGTCATTTACTTCTGCTGCGACGTTGGCCGGATATGCGCTGGTTTTTTGCTCCGTAAGATTAAACTCATGAAACCATTGTAAGGCCATGAAAAAAGTATTACTATCTGCTTATGCCTGTCTGCCCAATCATGGTTCCGAAGAGGGGACAGGCTGGACGTATGCTACTACACTAAGCTTGAATGGTCTTGAGGTACATTGTTTAACCAAAAAAGATGGAAAAACATCTATTGGGGAAATTCTGGCCAATGGGCAGTACCCGAATCTGACAGTTCATTACGTAATCGTGCCCAATTGGGTTGACAAATTCTGCAACTCTAACCTGATAGGCATGTATTTCCACTATATCTACTGGCAGTGGAGCGCCCTGAAGGTAGCCCGACGATTGAATAAAGTCTACAACTTCGACCTGGTTCATCACGTAACCTACGGCAGTATTCAACTGGGTAGTTTTATGTACAAGCTCCGAAAGCCGTTTGTATTCGGGCCCGTAGGTGGCGGCCAGCACGCGCCTAAAGCGTTCAAACGATACTTCGGTGCTTACTGGACGCGAGAATGGATGCGCGACTGGGTCAGTACATTTTTGCAATACACCAATCCTGGCTTCTATAGATCAGTGGCTACTGCCAATCGGCTGGTGGTAACCAATGAAGATACCTATAAACTAGCTCAGAAACTACGACCTAACCGGCCTATCGATCGGATTTGGGACGCTGGACTGAGTCCGTCGTTTTTACCCGAAAAACCCATTGAGCGCTATCCTGGTAACACCCTGAAGCTACTCTGGACGGGTCGGCTACTTCCACGTAAAGCACTTGAGTTAACGATTCAGGCGCTAGGACAAGTTGATCCAGCCATACCAGTTATGCTAACCATTGTGGGAGGTAAAGGGGAAATGGTTGATCAGGTGCCTCAATATATCGAACGCTATGGTGTTAAAGACCGGATACACTGGGCTGGACATGTATCCTATCAGGAAGTGAAGGATTTCTACGAACACTCAGACGTCTTCTTTTTTACGAGTCTGCGCGATTCATGTCCACACCAATTGTTGGAAGCTATGGCTTACTCACTACCGATTGTTACGCTGAACTTACACGGCCAGGCTGAATTAGTGAGTGACGAAACCGGTTTACGAGTGCCTGTAACAAATGAAGATCAGGTGGTATCAGATCTGGCACGGGCAATCGAATGGATGTACGCTCATCCGAACGAGCGCTTAAGAATGGGTCAGTCAGGTTATGCCTTTGCTCAAACGCAGATCTGGGAAACCAAAATTCGGCGATTCATTGATGAACTCTATTCACCTCTATTAGGTGCTAATGTTGCCGACCCAATAGCCATAAAAGGAATTAATTAGACCCATATATAAACTGAATTAGTACCCAATTTGCATAAGGCTATTGACCAATCCAATCTTAAACTATCCATAACTATAAGAACTATAAGCTTATGTAATTAATCCTCCATACAATCGATAAACTATCTCTCTCCCGTTATGAAAAAAGTATTAATCTCTGCTTATGCCTGCATTCCTGATCGAGGATCTGAAGAGGGTAATGGATGGCATTATTCATCCATAGTCAGCCAACAGGGCTATCAGGTCTGGTGCCTGACCCGCGACGTTGGAAAAGCCGAAATTGAGCGAAAACTAGAACAGATACCACATCCTAACCTAACAATCGTTTACGTCACGTTACCCCGCTGGATTGATAAGGTATACTCCTGGGGAATGCTCGGGTTATTTTTTCATTATCTCTACTGGCAGTGGTCTACATTACAGGTTGCTCTGAAGCTTACCAAAACACACCAGTTCGATTTAGTACATCATGTAAGTTATACGAGTCTTCAAATGGGAAGCTTTTTATACAAATTAAAGCTTCCATTTATCTATGGACCCGTGGGTGGGGGGCAGGTAGCTCCCAAAACAATGCGTCGGTATTTTAAACAATATTGGCTGAAGGAGCAAATGCGAACCTGGATGGGTAATCTTATGCTCCGCTTCAATCCTGGGTGCTATCAGTCGGTCCGTTTGGCAACCTATGTGCTGGTTTGGAATGAGGATACACGCAGGCGTGTTCAGGCATTGGGTAGAGAAAAAGCCGTTGTGAAAGAATTTGGCGGAGTTGGCCGGTCATTTATTCCGTCGGAGCCTATTTATCGCCCCTATCAGAAAACATTACAACT
Proteins encoded in this region:
- a CDS encoding O-antigen ligase family protein: MIIWLYRFILFVLLFGMSALIYGGNALNPIFDKAVSGTALVGIVSLVIFYPQFPPLYKWVAWFLFLGVIGLVLESKYEYGQYVYSYFVIKRFAYCGLALMTYVIATRAGELKLEYAIYVIFAFYVINQLFLGQIFSYNLTSDTRTVTSNEALYLVIPCLYYLMIYLKDRRIVDLFKVLLTFGLIVFLLHRSVISAAIVGIAVVIGLSLVGKLSTGELPMGRTLATFTVLLLLLAPVMGMLPGNKVDAFLENIGGILDPKEDNTGSWRLEQSEYYLGLIPDKPMLGWRYEGYDKGEIMENEDFPTKGTIIHSQYIDMLYNYGAVGLSINLLIIFGTLLTIYHRNPTLTTEQTVLFGFIVSGLIYAVSYQLPVFFWGFVGVGMYYAFKSPEVPVITYNPPQHAQPGLSSRPAVLPKKPLSI
- a CDS encoding glycosyltransferase family 2 protein, with protein sequence MISIIIPVHNRLEYTRQCLACLAVQTYRNFQIIVVDDGSTDGTDIMINQEFPDVVVLRGDGNLWWTEATNWGIRYAQQHQNKQDANFILTLNDDTRVEPDYLQTMIDAYREHKPCLVGSVSVNSENPEKLEYAGSEFELYTAGGRHLAEDYNYSYKELVSRKTYVESGSLPGRGTLIPLDTFDHIGLYDSKRFMHYMSDIEFSVRAHKAGYKLIVNVPSLVYEYTEATGIQVERKITLKEFIKGFTSIKSPTNLRVRYNFAIAHSKTKVIYFCCDVGRICAGFLLRKIKLMKPL
- a CDS encoding glycosyltransferase family 4 protein: MKKVLLSAYACLPNHGSEEGTGWTYATTLSLNGLEVHCLTKKDGKTSIGEILANGQYPNLTVHYVIVPNWVDKFCNSNLIGMYFHYIYWQWSALKVARRLNKVYNFDLVHHVTYGSIQLGSFMYKLRKPFVFGPVGGGQHAPKAFKRYFGAYWTREWMRDWVSTFLQYTNPGFYRSVATANRLVVTNEDTYKLAQKLRPNRPIDRIWDAGLSPSFLPEKPIERYPGNTLKLLWTGRLLPRKALELTIQALGQVDPAIPVMLTIVGGKGEMVDQVPQYIERYGVKDRIHWAGHVSYQEVKDFYEHSDVFFFTSLRDSCPHQLLEAMAYSLPIVTLNLHGQAELVSDETGLRVPVTNEDQVVSDLARAIEWMYAHPNERLRMGQSGYAFAQTQIWETKIRRFIDELYSPLLGANVADPIAIKGIN
- a CDS encoding glycosyltransferase family 4 protein, producing MKKVLISAYACIPDRGSEEGNGWHYSSIVSQQGYQVWCLTRDVGKAEIERKLEQIPHPNLTIVYVTLPRWIDKVYSWGMLGLFFHYLYWQWSTLQVALKLTKTHQFDLVHHVSYTSLQMGSFLYKLKLPFIYGPVGGGQVAPKTMRRYFKQYWLKEQMRTWMGNLMLRFNPGCYQSVRLATYVLVWNEDTRRRVQALGREKAVVKEFGGVGRSFIPSEPIYRPYQKTLQLVWVGRLMPRKALELSLHGLSKVNPQLPVHLTVVGDGEMGKYVPEYISAYNLADRVTWVGNVSYEQVKDYYRKANVFLFTSLRDTGPAQLMEAMAYSLPVVTLDLHGQAELVSSSTGIRVPVTEPEMVATDLAKAIEWMYHNEDKRTSMGLNAFRFAQQQNWETKVNHIVQTYYKSMTNQGLGLALAVSQITN